The following coding sequences are from one Salinicoccus sp. Bachu38 window:
- the bshC gene encoding bacillithiol biosynthesis cysteine-adding enzyme BshC: protein MEIECLNFGQDEFTQRFTDRDQETLTFYEHLSYDEESLKKVWERPAHAHTEELADIIEDEMSRYGLSGEQRENLERFRQGNRVVIGGQQAGLFMSPSYIVHKIITLLVLVEEVRENHGYEAVPVFWVAGEDHDFDEVNHTHVYDKTHRRRRKIAYKPNLTVPMSLGFYKYDREDMKATLDAVIQECGDSGFLNNKKTRIVEMIDTHEYWTELFHALVHDVFKEEGLLIFNAHSSAVRALEVPMFKTMIERHEEIDQAFRSGQEAFGTACNLPPMIETDTNVHLFTGSEENRTLLMHEDGRFATDKGAVSKKELLGRLEETPETFSNNVVTRPLMQEMLFNTLIFAGGGAEVKYWGELHAAFRDMDVPMPIIVKRMEIIHEDMRLRKLMDKYDLEVSARLHEDVEHRKKSLVDDATDASFLKEVDEIQGRLESDYAGVAEVPGRKNHRHLIDANLKAHQKQFDYLKRRYQLEVRRTLRHQLNDLEEVAERILPGGSLQERVYHPWMFPGIESSTLSYTTQLTIVKGV, encoded by the coding sequence ATGGAAATTGAATGTTTGAATTTCGGACAGGATGAATTTACACAACGCTTTACAGATAGAGACCAGGAGACGCTTACATTCTATGAACATCTCTCCTATGACGAGGAGAGTCTGAAGAAGGTATGGGAAAGACCTGCACATGCCCACACGGAGGAACTTGCCGATATCATCGAGGATGAAATGTCGCGCTACGGCCTGAGCGGGGAGCAGCGCGAGAATCTTGAAAGGTTCAGGCAGGGCAACCGGGTGGTCATCGGCGGACAGCAGGCCGGCCTGTTCATGAGCCCAAGCTACATCGTACACAAGATCATCACGCTTCTCGTACTGGTAGAAGAAGTCAGGGAGAACCACGGATATGAGGCGGTCCCCGTGTTCTGGGTAGCGGGAGAGGACCATGATTTCGACGAAGTGAACCATACCCATGTCTATGACAAGACACACAGGAGACGGAGGAAGATTGCCTACAAGCCGAATCTGACTGTGCCGATGAGCCTGGGGTTCTATAAATATGACCGGGAGGACATGAAGGCGACCCTGGATGCGGTCATCCAGGAATGTGGAGATTCAGGATTCCTGAACAACAAGAAGACACGCATCGTCGAGATGATCGACACGCATGAGTACTGGACCGAACTCTTCCATGCGCTTGTCCATGATGTATTCAAGGAAGAGGGACTGCTCATATTCAATGCCCACAGCAGTGCAGTGCGCGCGCTCGAAGTGCCGATGTTCAAGACCATGATAGAACGCCATGAGGAGATCGACCAGGCGTTCAGGAGCGGTCAGGAGGCATTCGGTACCGCATGCAATCTCCCACCGATGATCGAGACGGATACGAATGTCCATCTGTTTACGGGTTCGGAGGAGAACAGGACATTGCTGATGCATGAAGACGGCAGATTCGCCACTGACAAGGGGGCTGTTTCCAAAAAGGAGCTGCTTGGACGGCTGGAGGAAACGCCGGAAACATTCAGCAATAATGTCGTTACACGTCCGCTCATGCAGGAGATGCTCTTCAATACACTCATCTTTGCCGGAGGCGGTGCAGAAGTGAAGTATTGGGGGGAACTCCATGCAGCCTTCCGGGATATGGATGTACCCATGCCGATTATAGTGAAGCGGATGGAAATCATCCATGAGGACATGAGACTGCGCAAACTCATGGACAAATACGATCTTGAAGTCTCTGCAAGGCTTCATGAGGATGTGGAGCATAGGAAGAAGAGCCTGGTCGATGATGCGACGGACGCGTCGTTCCTGAAGGAAGTGGATGAGATACAAGGAAGGCTTGAAAGCGACTATGCGGGAGTGGCGGAAGTGCCCGGCCGCAAGAACCACCGGCACCTGATCGATGCCAACCTGAAAGCGCATCAGAAGCAGTTCGACTATCTGAAGCGGAGGTATCAGCTGGAAGTCAGGCGGACACTCCGGCACCAGCTGAATGATCTGGAAGAGGTGGCAGAACGGATCCTGCCGGGCGGCAGCCTCCAGGAGCGCGTCTACCATCCATGGATGTTTCCTGGAATCGAGTCTTCCACCCTGTCCTACACAACACAGCTCACCATCGTCAAGGGCGTCTAG